One stretch of Acropora muricata isolate sample 2 chromosome 12, ASM3666990v1, whole genome shotgun sequence DNA includes these proteins:
- the LOC136892898 gene encoding uncharacterized protein — translation MDKRIFLLLIVLVAISVEAKKKILKKKLNQLKGAKKCSYGCPAACPCQPTCCPPPPPPPPPPPPCCPPPPPPPPVQTSSQANLIHHHFHPAPPPPPPPPPAPCPPPCHFGHTLHHHVYHASPPGPPPAPMPSPPPMSTESHQHLFIHHTHPAPPPPPPPPPAPCSPPCHTVQTVHVQQHHFPPPPCPPPCPPPCPPPCPPPCPPPCPPPCPPPCPPPPPPPCPPPCPATCTPPCSLCCKKAKLENKNKKAGKKQ, via the exons ATGGACAAGcgaatttttcttttacttattgtTTTGGTGGCCATCTCTGTTGAAGCTAAGAAGAAGATCTTGAAAAAGAAGCTGAACCAGCTCAAAG GAGCTAAGAAGTGTTCGTATGGTTGCCCAGCCGCCTGCCCTTGCCAACCAACTTGCTGTCCACCACCTCCTCCCCCACCACCACCCCCTCCACCATGCTGCCCTCCCCCACCACCTCCCCCTCCTGTACAAACTAGCAGCCAGGCAAACCTGATCCATCATCACTTCCATCCAGCTCCTCCTCCCCCTCCACCTCCCCCACCGGCTCCTTGCCCACCACCCTGTCACTTTGGCCACACCCTGCATCATCATGTGTACCATGCTAGCCCTCCAGGCCCACCCCCGGCACCTATGCCTTCTCCTCCCCCAATGTCCACCGAATCTCATCAGCATCTGTTCATCCATCACACACATCCGGCTCCTCCaccaccccctcccccaccaCCAGCGCCATGCTCACCACCCTGCCACACTGTCCAGACAGTGCATGTTCAACAACATCACTTCCCACCACCACCTTGTCCACCCCCATGCCCACCACCTTGCCCACCCCCATGCCCACCACCTTGCCCACCCCCATGTCCACCACCTTGCCCTCCTCCCTGCCCCCCTCCACCACCTCCCCCCTGTCCTCCCCCATGCCCGGCAACCTGCACTCCACCATGCAGTCTCTGCTGTAAGAAAGCCAAGTTagagaacaagaacaagaaggCCGGTAAAAAACAGTGA
- the LOC136892899 gene encoding uncharacterized protein yields MARLLIVLLAAVVCVSAKSFKEKRGAIPCGYSCTAPMCAPTCPTYCCAPPPPPPQQIHHTTHIHHHHIHHMAPQAPAMPAAPALAPPPATVHSQQHVWEYVPPPPPCPCPVPAPPPVVVAAPPPPPCPPPCMMPAPVCPPACPPMCCKKRSS; encoded by the exons ATGGCCAGACTTCTAATCGTCCTTCTAGCCGCCGTTGTGTGCGTTAGCGCAAAATCTTTCAAAG AAAAGAGAGGCGCCATCCCTTGTGGATACAGCTGCACCGCCCCAATGTGTGCACCAACCTGTCCAACTTACTGCTGTGctcctccccctcccccaccaCAACAGATCCACCACACCACCCACATCCACCACCACCACATCCACCACATGGCTCCTCAGGCACCCGCCATGCCAGCTGCACCAGCACTAGCTCCGCCCCCAGCCACCGTGCACAGCCAACAGCACGTATGGGAGTACGTCCCACCTCCACCACCTTGCCCCTGCCCAGTTCCAGCCCCACCCCCAGTGGTTGTCGCTGCACCTCCCCCTCCCCCATGCCCACCACCGTGCATGATGCCAGCCCCAGTCTGCCCCCCAGCCTGCCCACCCATGTGTTGCAAGAAGCGATCATCATAA
- the LOC136892032 gene encoding uncharacterized protein — MAPKAFLVCLIILAIAFVEAGKHPKATKIKKVKSSQGSKKCAPACALSCGPTCPPPCCPPPPPPPCPPPCPPPCPPPCPPPCPPPCPAPCPPPCPPPPPPCPPPCPPPPPPCPPPCMTHSVQHSHSSSWAPVPPPPCPPPCMPPGPPQAVHHVHHVTHHHVLPPPPPPPPPPCPPPCHTASVVHHATHQWAPAPPPPCPPPCSPPGPPQRIHHVHQVVHHVVHPPPPPPPCPPPCPPPCPPPCPPPCPPPCPPPCPPPCATTCAPSCPVACCKKNKVKIEDGSGSAQSEDGSKEEEKEVEKQEDKQEDKQEDTKAEPKNVQKVEDSKEKKSEDKKIVKAEKKEDKKEQDKEDSDDDE; from the exons ATGGCTCCCAAGGCATTCTTAGTATGTCTTATAATTCTGGCAATCGCTTTTGTAGAAGCTGGCAAACACCCTAAAGCAACTAAGATAAAGAAAG TAAAATCAAGCCAAGGATCAAAGAAATGCGCACCAGCATGCGCTCTATCATGCGGACCAACGTGTCCACCACCCTGCTGCCCTCCACCCCCACCTCCACCGTGCCCACCACCTTGTCCACCCCCGTGCCCACCACCTTGTCCACCCCCGTGTCCACCACCTTGTCCAGCCCCGTGTCCACCACCCTGCCCACCTCCACCACCACCATGTCCTCCACCATGTCCACCACCCCCTCCTCCTTGTCCACCACCTTGTATGACACACAGCGTACAACACAGTCATAGTTCTTCCTGGGCACCAGTTCCCCCTCCACCCTGCCCTCCCCCATGCATGCCGCCTGGCCCTCCTCAGGCTGTCCATCATGTGCACCACGTGACACATCATCATGTGTTGCCCCCACCTCCTCCTCCACCACCCCCACCATGTCCTCCACCCTGCCACACTGCTAGCGTTGTTCACCACGCTACCCACCAATGGGCTCCTGCTCCCCCACCACCCTGCCCACCTCCCTGCTCACCACCCGGTCCACCCCAGAGGATCCACCACGTTCACCAGGTCGTTCACCACGTCGTTCATCCACCACCACCTCCCCCACCATGCCCTCCGCCATGCCCCCCACCATGCCCCCCACCGTGTCCTCCACCATGTCCACCACCCTGCCCTCCCCCGTGCCCACCACCGTGTGCCACCACCTGCGCTCCTTCCTGCCCAGTAGCCTGCTGCAAAAAGAACAAGGTAAAGATTGAGGATGGCTCTGGAAGCGCTCAGTCAGAGGACGGcagcaaagaggaagaaaaggAAGTTGAAAAGCAGGAGGATAAACAAGAAGACAAACAGGAAGACACAAAAGCCGAGCCCAAAAATGTACAAAAAGTGGAAGACTCTAAGGAAAAGAAGAGCGAAGATAAGAAAATAGTCAAAGCAGAAAAGAAAGAGGACAAAAAGGAACAAGACAAAGAAGACAGTGACGATGACGAGTAA
- the LOC136892515 gene encoding uncharacterized protein, with protein MDSSKFMVALCLCLGCCILLVNIRPSLAMPIEGDNIDGDSEESGDTGNDADDDNEDDDKSDHSFPDEDDNDVTITDSDIKEALDASSGALDASGQDSSGSQSETTGSDNSTSKDEGEVAQKQPSESQEKVNSSSLEESTNRTEGNQSQDGKSEAPQESATSLQTPPSAVNATDHFSNDNQGTTEPDDDDDDTPPPDETLMKAAQANYAADQQAEKAMYFMSHTRQSGAYSSSSKRAIICKGTTQKISCPPDKRLRILNADYGDTGNAGCLKETNPEPSGPCRTPGAFEIVKRECDGYEDCALPASNEVFGDACPDANKYLDVNYDCVNNAVAPAPAAYSPASYPAPPPYVNPLPPPVSYAPAPYQAPPPASYGGLPDLLPSSPYVAPNPCNPCNTCAQCALPACSPCGSTCQILTCGPRIPAKLQPLWQQFNERTADMSRMEMAALIISPLPKLAPTKAPESSGAAEGSESGEPTLDEDALYEASKKSKIQRIKPKKASKKTSLTAAKKKPGKNSDNEQGFLRNTDSVTSSGDASSGGSST; from the exons ATAACATAGATGGTGACTCGGAAGAATCTGGCGATACTGGCAATGACGCTGACGATGACAATGAAGATGACGATAAAAGCGACCATTCATTCCCAGATGAAGATGATAATGACGTCACCATAACTGACAGTGACATCAAAGAAGCTCTGGACGCTTCGAGCGGGGCACTGGACGCCAGCGGACAAGACTcgtcgggtagccaatcagaaaccaCTGGCAGCGATAATTCAACCTCGAAAGATGAGGGAGAGGTTGCTCAGAAACAGCCATCAGAATCACAGGAAAAAGTGAATTCGTCCTCTTTAGAAGAAAGTACTAACCGCACAGAAGGAAACCAGAGTCAAGATGGGAAGAGCGAAGCGCCACAAGAAAGCGCAACGAGCTTGCAAACTCCTCCGTCAGCGGTGAACGCGACGGATCATTTCTCTAATGATAACCAAGGCACCACTGAAcctgatgacgatgatgatgatacaCCACCGCCTGATGAGACTCTGATGAAAGCCGCTCAAGCAAATTACGCTGCTGATCAACAAGCTGAGAAAGCTATGTATTTCATGTCACACA CTCGTCAAAGTGGAGCCTATTCTTCATCTTCTAAAAGGGCAATCATATGCAAAGGTACAACACAGAAAATATCATGTCCACCCGACAAGAGATTACGAATCTTAAACGCCGACTATGGTGATACCGGTAACGCGGGCTGTCTAAAGGAAACCAATCCGGAGCCGTCTGGTCCATGCCGCACGCCTGGCGCTTTTGAGATTGTGAAGCGAGAATGCGACGGTTACGAAGACTGTGCACTACCCGCCAGTAATGAGGTATTCGGTGACGCATGCCCAGATGCGAACAAGTACCTCGACGTCAACTATGACTGTGTCAATAATGCCG TTGCCCCAGCTCCAGCCGCTTACAGTCCGG CTAGTTACCCGGCCCCTCCACCATACGTGAATCCACTCCCTCCCCCAGTCTCCTACGCGCCGGCTCCATATCAAG CCCCTCCCCCTGCATCGTATGGCGGGTTGCCAGATTTACTTCCATCAAGCCCCTATGTGGCACCAAATCCTTGCAATCCGTGCAACACATGCGCTCAATGCGCACTGCCGGCCTGTAGTCCCTGTGGTTCGACTTGTCAGATTTTAACTTGTGGTCCGCGAATACCTGCTAAACTACAGCCCCTGTGGCAGCAATTCAACGAAAGGACTGCAG ATATGAGCAGAATGGAAATGGCCGCTCTTATAATTTCGCCTCTGCCAAAGCTCGCCCCGACAAAAGCCCCCGAATCGTCGGGTGCCGCCGAAGGTTCGGAATCGGGCGAACCGACTTTGGACGAAGATGCTCTGTACGAGGCAAGCAAGAAGTCTAAAATTCAGCGAATAAAGCCCAAGAAAGCATCGAAGAAAACCAGTTTAACCGCGGCAAAAAAGAAGCCTGGGAAGAACAGCGACAACGAGCAAGGATTCCTTAGAAATACAGACTCAGTTACTTCATCAGGCGATGCAAGCAGCGGTGGTTCATCAACTTGA